In Populus nigra chromosome 1, ddPopNigr1.1, whole genome shotgun sequence, one genomic interval encodes:
- the LOC133699293 gene encoding nuclear pore complex protein NUP35 — protein sequence MSSLVNKSSGRQSLFFQDLASPVSAGKGKFSTPAQAAAVSALWRDNFGGSDLPPPPFYTLEDRSEISPESGIPDYPLSPDIKSHPTTSPFQSSGREFGTPQKTKSEATSSFALTSGQNTQQGSPISTWWSPSKARSSEHEDKGKGSPVEGVVQPGALITLPPPREVARPEKHRNCVPAGNLDEEEWVTVYGFAPGDTNLVLREFEKCGVILKHVPGPREANWMHILYQSRADAQKALSKNGMQINGVLIIGVKLVDPMQRQALNERINNQGFMTLPPPSSTRTPDSNALRASPRPHYLQNGSTSARHSGGVIASPAKSMVSKIFDVMFGI from the exons atgagcAGTTTGGTCAATAAATCCTCTGGGAGGCAATCCTTGTTTTTCCAAGATTTGGCATCACCTGTTTCTGCTGGTAAAGGGAAGTTCTCGACTCCAGCTCAGGCTGCTGCTGTATCTGCTCTATGGCGTGACAATTTTGGGGGTTCCgatcttcctcctcctcccttTTACACCTTGGAGGACCGTTCGGAAATCTCTCCCGAGTCTGGGATTCCTGATTACCCTTTATCTCCTGACATCAAATCTCACCCTACAACATCTCCATTTCAGTCTTCTGGGAGGGAGTTTGGTACTCCCCAAAAAACCAAATCCGAGGCTACTTCTTCCTTTGCTTTGACCAGTGGGCAGAACACGCAACAGGGTTCTCCGATTTCGACTTGGTGGTCACCATCAAAAGCTAGAAGCAGCGAACACGAAGACAAAGGTAAAGGTTCTCCAGTTGAGGGTGTCGTCCAACCTGGTGCTTTAATCACACTTCCACCGCCTCGAGAAGTTGCAAGACCGGAGAAGCATAGGAACTGCGTGCCTGCAGGTAACCTTGACGAGGAAGAATGGGTTACTGTTTATGG atttgCTCCGGGTGATACCAATTTAGTGTTACGGGAGTTTGAAAAATGCGGGGTGATCTTGAAACATGTTCCTGGTCCAAGGGAAGCTAACTGGATGCACATTCTCTATCAG AGTCGAGCTGATGCTCAGAAGGCTCTTAGCAAGAATGGGATGCAAATCAACGGAGTACTAATCATTGGTGTGAAGCTAGTGGATCCAATGCAACGCCAGGCTTTGAACGAAAGAATTAACAATCAGGGATTCATGACCTTACCCCCACCATCATCGACTAGAACCCCAGATTCAAACGCATTAAGAGCCTCTCCTCGCCCCCACTATCTTCAAAATGGCAGCACCAGTGCCCGGCATTCAGGAGGTGTGATTGCTTCCCCAGCAAAGTCCATGGTATCCAAAATCTTTGATGTTATGTTTGGCATTTAG